A window from Apostichopus japonicus isolate 1M-3 chromosome 2, ASM3797524v1, whole genome shotgun sequence encodes these proteins:
- the LOC139954823 gene encoding probable global transcription activator SNF2L2 isoform X2, giving the protein MSSRPPSNQGGMMDPNTPMTNQQMANNAMQQGHSPMAAPSPASMTGGHSSSPAPLRPVPSPSPMHVGPGPSPGGMHGPSPSQSPMHGPGPSPSPMHAPGPSQSPMPMSQSPAAMQLAASPGMPHGPGGIQATMADGSVMHNASHMAGPHRQMMHQGQMPNQGPGMSHNTPISQGPMPNHGNPMQQFQSPMGGNQTIMHPGNRSAMPHPSQGAMPPNQAYLVNQGGHMIAGHNQTPMQPGTMPGQGGPLPNNQSAMMNPPSGPPMSGHHGMMPTQSNMGPQAGNYHQGQPNSGYPPSQYNQGPMPTPQGSMQPNQAAMNQPGGPMPNQAYMHGPGAMPSSHGGPQPQQGQGYPQDAQNYGLLQRALESMQEKGLQNDPRYSHLMYMASRAKPYQQQQQQQQQQQQQQQQQQQQGPPTQPQGPGMSSTPVHSSGPAGVAPGSSGPIPSPNQGPPSQGSHPAAGFGGQMDAPPTGGSASSSSGGTQPQMNQVPPGASSSPGPNPSQRQQPPFAHGQLQQLKAQILVYKLLARNQPLPDNWRQAIQSRPVWGPGGAPFPKTMGMPNQAPSGPPGPPASGGGPTQWPPSSQSPSQNSNIVPHPQPSPQHPPFPQQKGAQPVKAPTSTAVPQPSPQYQKTQSNIPTVMMLQPKQNKLVPVEKPEGIDPITALNERENRIASRIAYRIQELQSLPGSLPQDLKVKATIELKALRLLNVQKQLRQEIVSSMRSDTTLETALNSKAYKRSKKQTLRDARITEKLERQQKMEQEKKKKQKHQEYLSRVLAHAKEFKEYHRSMQMKISRCNKAIMVYHQNTEREQKKESERMEKERMRRLMAEDEEGYRKLIDEKKDKRLAFLLGQTDQYIASLSELVKEHQMQVLKKKQERKKKKKKKPSLPESLREALQDESSQLSDMPVKVISTQTGQLLSGEDAPRASQLEAWLEMHPGYQVAPRDDREEPSEEEGSGSEMEEDEEEEEEPPPPLIEPVIEVKTFADLMEEPDMNKLVKAHDDDEYKASVGSYYAEAHKNREVISDQPEMMVNGTLKEYQIKGLEWMVSLYNNNLNGILADEMGLGKTIQTIAMICYLIEKKRVNGPYLIIVPLSTLSNWTLEFDKWSPTICKVVYKGSPQLRKTLGIQLRTMKFNVLLTTYEYVMKDKAVLAKIRWKSMIVDEGHRMKNHHCKLTQVLNTHYSAPHRLLLTGTPLQNKLPELWALLNFLLPSIFKCCSTFDQWFNAPFAATGEKVELNGEETILIIRRLHKVLRPFLLRRLKREVESQLPEKVEYVIKCNMSALQRLLYRHMQRGVMLTDGSEKDKKGRGGTRALMNSIMQLRKICNHPFMFPHIEESFVEHLGYTGGFITGADLYRVGGKFELLDRILPKLKATKHRVLLFCQMTSLMTILEDYFIYREFKYLRLDGTTKAEDRGMLLAEFNQKGSDKFIFLLSTRAGGLGLNLQAADTVVIFDSDWNPHQDIQAQDRAHRIGQKNEVRVLRLMTVQSVEEKIQASAKFKLNVDHKVIQAGMFDQKSTASERRAYLKFLLEQDGDPDEDENEVPDNETINQMIARSEEEFEIYQRMDIDRRRNETQRGCKPRLMEEDELPSWMMKDESEVERLTYEEEAEKLFGLGRGSRNRKDVDYSDALTDKEWLRVSPTSGKAGPVSEGGNKEWLRAVEDGNLEEMESMKKLKKDRKRKRKEKDAQPDDERDERDERDERDEEPEEKPGKKKRGRPPAEKLPPNPPKLTKIMNKLMNIMGKYKDSNGRSLAHPFLQLPPKRELPDYYELIEKPMDFKKIRDRIKNHRYRALDDLEADVTLMFYNAQTYNLEGSQIYEDSIVMQSVFTNARECLEHTGQLPNQVDSESEEESQEDKNSETDSKSSVKMKIKLNAKEKGKDKGKKPAKRGRPPRKAVVSDDDDDDDDNQQKSDSSDDSSSDGSDDDTADSSGPSSRGESPGPRKGKR; this is encoded by the exons CTATGACAAATCAACAAATGGCCAACAATGCCATGCAACAAGGGCACAGTCCTATGGCAGCACCTAGCCCTGCTTCAATGACTGGAGGTCACAGTTCTAGTCCAGCACCTTTAAGACCAGTACCGAGTCCAAGCCCCATGCATGTTGGACCTGGCCCTAGTCCAGGTGGAATGCATGGCCCTTCACCTAGTCAGAGTCCAATGCATGGTCCAGGACCTAGCCCCAGTCCAATGCATGCCCCAGGGCCATCACAGAGCCCCATGCCTATGTCTCAGAGTCCAGCTGCTATGCAATTAGCCGCTAGTCCTGGGATGCCACATGGGCCCGGTGGAATCCAAGCGACCATGGCTGATGGTAGCGTGATGCATAATGCTAGTCACATGGCCGGCCCTCATCGACAGATGATGCATCAAGGCCAAATGCCAAACCAAGGTCCAGGAATGTCCCATAACACTCCGATAAGCCAGGGGCCTATGCCTAACCACGGTAACCCCATGCAGCAGTTTCAGTCGCCGATGGGCGGTAATCAAACTATAATGCACCCTGGAAATAGAAGTGCCATGCCTCACCCTAGTCAAGGTGCAATGCCTCCGAACCAAGCCTACTTAGTGAACCAAGGAGGACATATGATTGCAGGTCACAATCAAACTCCTATGCAACCAGGGACGATGCCGGGACAAGGTGGACCGCTGCCTAATAACCAGTCGGCCATGATGAATCCGCCGAGTGGACCCCCGATGAGTGGCCACCATGGCATGATGCCAACTCAAAGCAACATGGGACCTCAGGCAGGAAATTACCATCAGGGACAACCAAATTCTGGTTATCCCCCAAGCCAATACAATCAAGGCCCAATGCCAACCCCTCAAGGGAGCATGCAACCGAACCAAGCTGCAATGAACCAGCCGGGTGGTCCAATGCCAAATCAAGCATACATGCACGGACCTGGTGCCATGCCGTCCAGTCACGGCGGCCCTCAACCTCAGCAAGGCCAAGGTTACCCACAGGATGCACAAAACTATGGCTTGCTACAAAGA GCATTGGAGAGCATGCAGGAGAAAGGGTTGCAAAATGATCCACGTTACAGCCATCTCATGTACATGGCAAGCAGGGCCAAACCctatcaacaacaacagcaacaacaacagcagcaacagcaacaacaacagcaacaacaacaacaaggacCTCCTACACAGCCCCAAGGTCCTGGAATGAGTTCTACTCCAGTCCATAGTTCAGGCCCAGCAGGGGTAGCTCCAGGTTCATCTGGACCTATACCTTCACCCAATCAAGGACCACCATCACAGGGCAGTCATCCAG CAGCAGGATTTGGAGGTCAGATGGATGCACCACCTACAGGGGGATCAGCATCATCCAGTTCAGGTGGTACCCAACCACAGATGAACCAAGTACCACCTGGTGCGTCATCTTCCCCAGGGCCTAATCCCAGTCAGAGGCAGCAGCCTCCATTTGCTCATGGGCAGCTACAGCAGTTGAAGGCTCAGATCCTGGTGTATAAACTACTGGCCAGGAATCAACCTCTCCCAGATAACTGGAGGCAGGCCATACAGTCGAGACCAGTGTGGGGACCAGGTGGTGCTCCATTCCCTAAAACCATGG GAATGCCAAACCAAGCACCATCAGGGCCCCCGGGTCCACCAGCCAGTGGTGGTGGTCCAACCCAGTGGCCTCCTTCATCGCAGAGCCCCAGCCAGAATAGTAACATTGTCCCTCATCCCCAGCCATCTCCACAACATCCACCGTTTCCACAGCAGAAAGGAGCCCAGCCTGTGAAGGCACCCACA AGTACAGCAGTCCCCCAACCATCTCCCCAGTACCAGAAGACACAGTCTAACATACCAACCGTGATGATGCTACAGCCCAAGCAGAACAAGCTAGTACCGGTGGAGAAACCAGAAGGGATTGACCCAATTACAGCTCTTAACGAGAGAGAAAACAG GATTGCATCCCGCATTGCTTACCGCATCCAAGAATTGCAGTCATTGCCCGGTAGCCTTCCACAGGATTTGAAAGTGAAAGCCACTATAGAACTGAAAGCTCTGCGGCTACTGAATGTTCAGAAACAG CTACGACAAGAAATTGTGAGTAGCATGCGAAGTGATACAACTCTGGAGACTGCCCTCAACTCAAAGGCGTACAAACGCAGCAAGAAACAGACGCTGAGAGATGCCCGTATCACGGAGAAGCTGGAGAGGCAGCAGAAGATGGAgcaggagaagaaaaagaagcagAAACACCAG GAATATCTGAGCCGAGTCCTGGCCCACGCTAAGGAGTTCAAGGAGTACCATCGCAGTATGCAGATGAAGATCTCGAGATGTAACAAAGCCATCATGGTGTATCACCAGAACACGGAGAGGGAGCAGAAGAAGGAGAGCGAGAGGATGGAGAAGGAACGAATGAGGAGACTGATG GCGGAAGATGAAGAAGGCTACAGAAAGCTGATCGACGAGAAGAAGGATAAACGTCTTGCATTCCTGCTGGGACAGACTGACCAGTACATCGCCAGCCTGTCTGAGCTCGTGAAGGAGCACCAGATGCAAGTCCTGAAGAAGAAGCAggagagaaagaagaagaagaagaagaaaccatCTCTACCCGAGAGCCTCAGAGAAGCC TTACAAGATGAGAGTAGTCAGCTTAGTGACATGCCGGTCAAGGTGATCAGTACACAGACTGGACAGTTACTGAGTGGGGAAGATGCACCCAGGGCATCCCAGCTGGAGGCATGGTTGGAGATGCACCCTGGGTACCAGGTGGCACCCAGAGATGATAGAGAAGAGCCATCCGAGGAGGAGGGAAGCGGATCAGAGATG GAGGAagatgaagaggaggaagaggaacCCCCGCCTCCTCTGATAGAACCAGTCATAGAGGTGAAAACGTTTGCAGACCTCATGGAGGAACCAGACATGAATAAACTTGT GAAAGCCCACGATGACGACGAATACAAGGCTAGTGTTGGTAGTTACTACGCTGAAGCCCACAAGAACAGAGAGGTTATCAGTGACCAGCCAGAAATGATGGTGAATGGTACCCTGAAAGAGTACCAG ATTAAGGGTCTAGAGTGGATGGTGTCTCTGTATAACAACAACTTGAATGGCATCTTGGCTGACGAGATGGGGCTCGGCAAGACCATCCAGACCATCGCTATGATCTGCTACCTTATTGAGAAGAAGAGGGTCAACGGGCCTTACCTCATTATTGTGCCACTCTC AACCTTATCCAACTGGACTCTTGAGTTTGATAAATGGTCACCGACGATCTGCAAAGTCGTCTACAAAGGGTCCCCACAGTTGAGGAAGACCCTAGGCATCCAGCTACGTACGATGAAATTCAACGTTCTCCTGACGACCTATGAATATGTCATGAAAGACAAGGCTGTACTCGCCAAG ATCCGATGGAAGTCCATGATAGTCGACGAGGGTCACAGGATGAAGAACCATCACTGTAAGCTAACCCAGGTGCTGAACACCCATTACTCTGCACCCCACCGACTACTCCTGACAGGAACACCTCTACAG AACAAACTCCCAGAACTATGGGCGTTGTTGAATTTCCTGCTACCAAGCATCTTCAAGTGCTGCTCGACATTCGATCAGTGGTTCAACGCCCCCTTTGCAGCGACTGGCGAGAAG GTGGAACTAAACGGAGAAGAAACCATCCTGATCATCCGGCGCCTCCACAAGGTCCTGCGTCCTTTCTTGCTGAGGCGGTTGAAGAGGGAAGTGGAATCACAACTACCAGAGAAG GTGGAGTACGTGATCAAGTGTAACATGTCTGCGTTACAGAGGCTCCTGTACCGTCATATGCAGAGAGGTGTCATGCTGACTGATGGATCAGAGAAGGATAAGAAG GGTCGTGGTGGCACAAGAGCTCTCATGAACTCCATCATGCAGCTGAGGAAGATTTGTAACCATCCATTCATGTTCCCGCATATTGAG GAGTCGTTTGTGGAACACCTGGGCTACACCGGCGGTTTCATCACTGGTGCAGACCTGTACCGTGTAGGTGGGAAGTTTGAGCTCCTTGACCGTATCTTGCCCAAGCTGAAGGCCACCAAACATCGGGTGCTTCTCTTCTGTCAAATGACCAGTCTTATGACCATTCTGGAAGACTACTTTATTTACAGAG AGTTTAAGTACCTGCGACTGGATGGAACAACCAAAGCTGAAGACAGAGGAATGCTCTTGGCCGAGTTTAACCAGAAAGGCTCGGACAAGTTCATCTTTCTGCTCAGTACTCGAGCTGGTGGACTTGGTCTGAACCTGCAGGCTGCAGATACTGTTGTCATCTTTGACAGTGATTGGAACCCACATCAG GATATTCAAGCCCAGGATCGGGCGCATCGAATCGGCCAGAAGAACGAAGTACGTGTCCTGCGTCTCATGACGGTGCAGAGTGTGGAAGAGAAGATTCAGGCCTCGGCCAAGTTCAAGCTGAATGTCGACCACAAGGTCATCCAGGCCGGTATGTTCGACCAGAAGTCCACCGCGTCCGAGAGACGAGCTTACTTGAAATTTCTTCTCGAGCAGGACGGAGATCCGGACGAG GATGAGAACGAAGTACCCGACAACGAGACCATTAACCAGATGATTGCCCGTAGCGAAGAAGAGTTTGAAATCTACCAGAGGATGGACATTGATAGACGAAGAAATGAGACTCAGAGGGGATGTAAACCTCGCCTCATGGAGGAAGACGAACTACCCT CTTGGATGATGAAGGACGAGAGTGAGGTAGAGCGACTGACTTACGAAGAGGAAGCCGAGAAGCTGTTTGGTCTCGGCAGAGGATCTCGAAACAGGAAGGATGTAGACTACAGTGACGCTCTGACTGACAAGGAATGGTTGAGGGTAAGTCCTACCAGTGGTAAGGCGGGGCCAGTCAGTGAGGGGGGAAACAAGGAATGGTTGAGG GCTGTAGAAGATGGAAACCTGGAAGAAATGGAATCCATGAAGAAACTGAAGAAGGATCGAAAGAGAAAACGTAAAGAGAAGGACGCCCAGCCGGATGATGAAAGGGATGAACGAGATGAGAGGGATGAAAGAGATGAAGAACCAGAAGAGAAGCCTGGCAAGAAGAAGAGAGGCAGACCACCTGCAGAGAAACTACCTCCTAATCCTCCCAAGCTGACAAAGATTATGAATAAACTCATGAATATCATGGGGAAATACAAAGACAG CAATGGCCGTTCTCTAGCACATCCATTCCTGCAGTTGCCGCCCAAACGAGAGCTGCCCGATTACTACGAGCTGATCGAGAAACCCATGGACTTCAAGAAGATCCGTGACCGGATCAAGAACCACCGTTACCGAGCCCTGGACGACCTGGAAGCGGACGTGACTCTCATGTTCTACAACGCCCAGACCTATAATCTGGAGGGATCTCAGATCTATGAGGATTCTATCGTCATGCAGTCAGTGTTCACCAACGCCAGAGAGTGTCTGGAGCACACCGGCCAGCTGCCAAACCAGGTGGACTCGGAGAGCGAGGAAGAGAGCCAGGAAGACAAGAACTCTGAAACTGACT CAAAATCATCAGTCAAGATGAAGATCAAACTCAATGCAAAGGAGAAGGGGAAAGACAAGGGTAAGAAACCGGCAAAGAGAGGGCGCCCTCCCAGGAAAGCAGTCGTGagtgacgacgatgacgatgatgacgacaaCCAACAAAAGTCTGATAGCAGTGAT GATTCGTCTTCAGATGGCAGCGATGACGACACTGCAGATTCTTCTGGTCCTTCATCCCGAGGTGAATCCCCAGGTCCTCGTAAAGGAAAACGTTGA